The DNA region GGGTTATTGTTTATAGTGTGACTGGTTttcttcagttgaaaagagttttTCAGCTGGCTGGCTGGTGATAGTCAGGTTTTCTGGTAGCACTACTAATTGTACATTACTGGTGCAGAATGGAGAAAGATCAAGGGTTTTCCATTGAGAAGTTTGTGGATTCACCCACAGTTGAGGAGTTGCTAACCTTGAAAAAGGTTGATTTGTTGCGTGTTGTAGAAAACTACAAGGTTCCTGCTGTGAAGAGTACAATGAAAAAGTCACAGATTACACAGCAcacaatcaaatttcttgtagatgAAGAAGTATTTCCCCTCCAGGCATTGCGTAGCATATCAGGTAGTCCCCCTGGTGATGTGCAAGGGAGTGTAGAAGTACGTCTGAAAGAGCTTGAACTTGAGAAAGCGAGAattgagttagagagagagagggtttcTCTAGAAAGGGCTCGTCAAGTCGGTGAGAGAGAGTATGGTGTAAGCGTCAGTGGTGGGCATTTTGATATCgccaaaaatgtcagaatggTCCCTGAGTTCGATGAAGGAGATGTGGATAGATATTTCCTGCACTTCGAACAGGTGGCGGATAGCATGGAGTGGCCGAAAGAAAAATGGCCTCATCTCTTGCAGACTAAGTTAAAGGGAAAGGCATGTGATGCTTATACTTCACTTTCGCGCGAAGAAGCTCAGGATTATGCAACAGTAAAAAAGGCAATCATGAACGCGTACGCCTTAGTTCCTGAAGCGTACAGACAGAAATTCAGGAATAGTAGAAAACTAGAGTCACAGTCATTCAGAGAGTTTGCAAAAGTGAAGGAAATTGCCTTCACTCGTTGGCTGCAATCAGTAGGCGTGGCTACTGTTGATGATTTGCGGGAACTTGTGCTACTAGAGGAGTTTAAGAGTTCGCTACCTCAAGAGGTGCGTTCGCATATCGAGGAACAAAAAGCGAAAACTTTGTTGGTAGCTAGTACAATGGCTGACGAGTATACTCTGTCCCGTAGTCATGGAAACAGGTATGTAGGAAGCAAATATGCAGCTCCAAGTCGTCAAAGTGTTGGCAAGACAAATTCTAGCAGTAAGACAGATGTGAAGGTTGGTCTAGTGGTAGAAAATGAGACTGACAAGAAAGGTAGGAACACTGAGAAGCCTATTGTGTGTTTCCATTGTAGGCAACCAGGGCATGTGAAGTCTAATTGTCCcattctgaacaagaaaaaacaggaaaaagacaaagaaaagaagtctcATCCCAATGGATTGGTGAGTCGTTCGGTTGAATCGACAGGTGATAGGTGTGAACAAGTTCAGAGTGTGATTAAATCAGCTGATCAAGACAAGATTAAGTCTCAGTATGAACCATTCACTTCTGTAGGCTATGTGTCATTGGTAGGGTGTGATGAAGCTAGAAAGGTTACCATCCTGCGAGATACTGGTGCATCCCAGTCATTGATTCTTGACAGTGTTTTACCTTTTGGGCAAACGTCGTCCACAGGCACAAGTGTACTGTTACAAGGAGTAGAAGGAGGTTACGTTGAAGCCCCTCTTCACACAGTCGATTTGCAGTCAGGCCTAGTTTCAGGAAGGGTGAGCCTTGGTGTTAGGAAGTCACTTCCTATGGATGGTGTAGCATTGATATTAGGCAATGATCTTGCAGGAGACAAAGTGACTATTCCAGTGGTCAGTGCAGTCCCTTTGgataaagaaggaaatgagaCAGCTGCATTGGTTCAGGAATTCCCTGAAGTTTTCCCAGCTTGTGTAGTCACACGTTCCATGTCTAGAAAATCAGAGGAGTCTGAAATGAAGGCTAGTCCAGGGGATATCGGTCTAGAAGGGAGTTTCTTCTGTCAGATGGATGATGTAGAAGTAAGTAGAAACGCAGCGTCAAAATCACATGAGGTAGGAGATGAGTCTCAGCCTGTAGATGAAACTGATGTTGAGAGAAGTGCAGGTGAGAGTGTGAAGCCATTCATGTGTGTGGTTGGAGAAGAGTTGAATCACACAACAGATGATCAGTGTGCTGAACTAGAAAGGAAGTGTTCAAGTGTGAAGCTTAAGAACTCGGATGCACTTCGTGATCTTGACAGGAAATTGGGTCATTTGTCCCATGGTGAGAGAGATGATGTGAAACAGATCATTGCAGATTTTCCTGAGTTGTTTTCAGATGTTCCTGGTCGCACAAGTGTGGTGCAACATGATGTGGATGTTGGGGAGACAGATCCCATCAAGCAGCACCCTTATCGTGCTAACCCAGAGAAGATGCAACATTTGCAGAGTGAGGTGGAGTACATGTTAGAACATAACATTGTAGAGCCAAGCACTAGTGCATGGAGTTCACCATGTGTATTAGTTCCCAAGCCGGATGGCTCATATCGCTTTTGCACGGATTATAGGAAGGTGAATTCATGTACCAAATCGGACTGCTTCCCTATTCCAAGAGTTGATGACTGCATCGATCGTATTGGAAAAGCGAGCTATGTAAGCAAGTTTGACCTACTGAAAGGGTATTGGCAGATACCTTTAACACAGAGAGCAAAGGAGATTTCTGCGTTTGTAACTTCAAAGGGCCTTTTCCAGTATACCGTGATGCCGTTTGGGATGAAAAACGCCCCGGCTACATTCCAACGCATGATGAATGAGTTGATTTGTGGATTGGATGGCTGTGAGGTATACATCGATGATGTGGTGGTTTACAGCGATTCTTGGGATGACCATGTGAGAACGGTGAAGGAGTTGTTCAAGCGGTTGTCAGCGGCCAGTCTCACAGTTAATCTGGTGAAAAGTGAGTTTGGGCATAGTGAAGTGCAGTTTCTTGGTCACGTCGTTGGTCATGGTCGAGTTCGTCCCGCAGCGGCTAAAGTCCAAGCAGTCCAAGATGTTCCTGTTCCCAAGACGAGGAAGGAGCTGATGAGATTCATCGGCATGGCCAGATACTACCGTCGCTTCTGCCATAACTTCTCGGATGTTGTGGCACCCTTGACTGATCTCCTGCGGAAGAACGTGAAGTTCCAGTGGTCAGCCGCATGCCAGTCTGCGTTTGACCAAGTGAAGGCAATCCTGTCCAGTGGTCCTGTATTGGCAGCGCCGGACTTCAAGAAAGGCTTCAGCCTAGCTGTCGATGCAAGCGATGTCGGAGCAGGCGCCGTGCTGATGCAAGCTGATGACGATGGAGTGGACAGACCGGTCTGCTACTTCTCAAAGAAGTTCAACGCGCACCAGCGGAAGTATTCTACCGTTGAGAAGGAGACCCTAGCGTTAATTCTTTCGCTCAGCCATTTTGATATCTACGTGGGCAGCACAACTCAACCCGTTGTTGTGTGGACTGATCACAACCCACTGACATTCGTCAAcagaatgagaaacaaaaaccaaagacTGATGCGATGGAGTTTAATCCTACAGGAGTACAACCTTGACATTAAGCACATTCGCGGAAAGGAAAACATTGTCGCAGACGCCCTTTCTCGTGCTTAATTGAGACATCTCAATATTTTGTCTTGTTGCCAGATGCAACATTTgtgcaaatgtattttatgtttgcAACACTTTAAACAggtgtaatttgttttgcaagtacacaggacagtgtgtgtacatcatgtatatgtacgagtggtacatgtatgcattttgcatacactataattgtgatgccaacagcatgaatggcactttgaatgtgtaaatAACAACATGGAAGTATCTTCAGACATGTTTGTGTTAATAAGGAAACACAGCAAGCTATAATTGTGCTTGAGTCactcaacaaaagaatacactATGAAGGCTGTTTTAAGTTATGCTAGCCATCAACAGTTGTCAAGAATGTGAGTTGTTGGTAAATTGATTTCAAACAGGTAGTGTCGCTGTTTGTATAGAGAATGTGGTGTATCGAGTAATGTAGGTACAGTTCAGGTACTTGAAGtttcatacttgtacatgtacaggtattgGTTAAATTTGTTGTGGCATACACCCTAAGTATTGGATGTTGCCTTTTGGATTTAATTAGCATAAGTATACTGTATTAGGTACAGCAATTATATAGTTATATATTTACATAGCTTTTGCTCATTATTATACCTCAATCATTGCCTTGGCGAAggtattcagtatttcacagtTGATCCAacataccaacaggcatgtATTTAAGCGAACTGTGTTATACCAGGATGTATACAGGCAGGTATACACTCACTTATTAAGTTTAGGTGTACACACAGGTTGTCATCAAGTATATCTCATTCAggttcatttgatgttttgtcaGGCAGGTCATACtcttggtgttttgtatgttgacagGAAAGTTTTCAGACACATAAGTAGGATATATGACATTTGTTGGTGTTTAAACGTTTCAATAGATGCTGACACAACGTGTACAGGTATATGTAAGTCGCATATCATGGAATATGATGTTTTGGTTGTAGGTAATATGATGTATATGATTACAACAGTTGGATTTTATGCAGTTGCTTGTGGAAGAGATGACGTGTTTTATAATCGTTGTACACAGGTTAATCATTTAATAATGACAGtgtaaaaattgacatgttgcATGTGTGTTCTAACGAGGAAACCACATGATTTTGGTACAAGTGTATTGTTTGTGCTGTATGCATGACATGATTGCATAAAGGTTAAGGTGTTGAGAAAGTTAACATTGCAGTATTCAGTGTTGCACAACTACATGCAATTCCAGTATGCTGTAACTCACAAGCAGCAGTATAACTCACGAGAGTGTTAGTTTGGTACACGTTGAATGGTACTAAAgtcatacatgttttatcacAGGTTGTGATAATGATATACTAGTAGCCATAGCATACTACGTACTTCGTTTATGTGTTCTTATAATGATGCAACCATGGTAAATTCATGGAGTTATAAGAGTGAATTGGAAGAGGAATGTACAATGCTGTTCCAAAATGTTGTGCCAACGTACATAGAGTCCATTTGTGTTAAAACGTTAAATGCACTCTTTTAGGGGGGAAGTGTTATGgatacaggtacattgtattgtcatttctgggcacttgattgttccgcggaggaatatgtaaagaaagagttcgacaagatgaccgagatcgaccaaacaccttgtttgagagtctgggtattttggtggttatgatggttcgctaGGCCAAGTTAACCTTCCGTAACACATTACACAGTAAATGTCTTCAAGAGAGGTGATCTCATAGCCACAGTGTACGAGACAAATCACAAGCTGAACATTAACAAAGTTAAGCTTAAGCACATGCTCTTATATTACCTAACTAGAAAATTGATTACTGTTTCTACATCTACACACAATTTGGAAAGAGATGATTTGAATGGAAACTCGAAACACAAAATGTCTTCTGACAGTGAAGACTAGATTATTATAAGACTAGAATATTTTTAAAGTAACCCGTGTAGGATATCCTGGTGACACTCTGTCATTGTTTCTAGTGAATTGTGCAATACCGCTCACGGTTGTTCACAGATATATACACACCATCAAGATAAATGACAGTCCATCCATGGAGTCATGTAGCTCTATCTTGATTATGCACGGAGATTTGTAATTGCATGTTGATATCACCGCCGGCGTCACGTTTtcaaaagttgggggggggggggacacttccgggtttcttgagctaacaagcacaaaaaaaaaaaagcattcagTGCAACTTTtgatgccacttccgggtttcttcgagctgacaagcaaaaaaaaaaaaaccccaacaaaacaacaaaacaacaacaacaaaaacaaagggtCCACAAACAAAGGCTTCAGTTCATCtttcacttccgggtttcttcagccgacaagtaaaaaaaaaacacaaaaaaggtCTTGAAAATCAAAGCCTTACTGCGCTCACACGTTAAGGTTTCTATCTATTCACTTCTAGTGTCACTTACGCACTttcggggtaaaaaaaaaagtgggggacAAAAGTGGCGATACCTTATgcattcctttgtatggtgatGTAAAAAGCAGTTGTAAGCATTGTACATGTGTTATGCTATATAGCATAGCGAAGATGTCTCTCCTATATACTTCACAACCTCATTGCAACTATTTAAGAAACGTCTACGACTACATCAGTCTCTCATTTGATATGAACACTTTGCACCAGCTTAGTAGTTAGATATCAtagtattatttgttttattttctccgCTCTTTTATGCTCTTTCGCATGTGTTTTATGCTCTTACCATCCAATTGTTTGTTGACTGtaacatatttatttttgttgtattcTCATTTTGTATTGTGCGCACACATGTAATGTAACGTTGGATATCGACGCGTGGTTCTCTTGTAAAGCAGGCCTTTGTGGTTCTTAATGGGACTACTCTGCTTTTAAGGAAGACTTCACAATAGAGAGTTAAACTAGACAATGCGTCAATATCCTTCACTTCACAAACTGGGAATGCATAAACATTAAATCTTTTTGTCTACTTTACAAACTGAGAATGCATCAACAATATATCCCTATATTGTTTTTGTGTAATTGTGCTAGTTCTGACAACTCAAGACATTCATATGTCGTATGTTTCGTATGTTTCAGTAAAATAGTAGTCGTCGACTTAGCTGACATTCATCATGGTGGACGTGAACAAACAGGGTCCACATGATATAAACATTCTAACTGCGGATACTGTATGTAACATCTCTATGTTCACTTTCAACACTCGGaaagatatctaaaaaaaaaagaaaaaaagagggcgATATATGGATCTATCCGCAATCAGCATCATTTCTAAAATCGTCCACCTATCCACCATACCTAGataatgtgtataattatgacaTCCAATTGGTATCAAAATCTCACAGGAAAATTGATTTGTGATTTCATTGCCCGGTACATTTGCGCATAAAGTGCACAAAGAGCTAAAGACTAAGAATGACTacacaatgataatgaacacaaaacattagaaaagaaattgtagaaTACATTAAACTACTGGTGCAGATCTTAAGGTGACATACGATAAgcattacagtacatgtataccttcACATAGATTCCCAAACAACTGGTAAtaatttcctccatatctcccagtttgtttgttttttatccccATAGGTTGTCAGCATTCCATAAGTCGGAAATGTATGCTCTTTCCTGTATGTACTCCACTTCTAAGCATTATGACTTCCAACCAATAAATGTCCACCAATGGTCTGTAATAGTACGAGTTATCTAACTACTTAATAATCTTACTTAGATATGAAGATACCATTTTGCCTTGGCACTTTTAGTACAACAGAATCCTGTGACTTGGCTTAAAAAAAGGAAGTATAGAATAATAGTTTCTTTTAAGACATGAAATTATGGCTAGAATGTGTCAATTGATTTAAAATTCTGTGGCAAGTTTCAGAATAACCTTGAAATCAACTTTCAGCCCGttactgtcccccactcttcactttttgccctccttacaagccccatatgtcgcttccttcttcaattctcctctttctaggctcttcttctgccaagcaacgatccggttaaggactacatgtAACATTGTGTTACCACAAACCTTTCTCCCTCATCTACTTCACCATCAAACCTTCAAATAACACATATTCTTAAAATCTGTTCTTAATGACTACTTTGGGGTTCTAAATGCACAGTCTAGTCAAAGTAAAGAGCAAGTCAAGGCAGACAAATGGAAATTTGACCTCGCAACAACATATCCTaaaattttttcaatgaaaattcatAGAAGCTGCGTTTTccatcactttcttttttcatctaaTTTCTGATGAGTTACACATGAAGTTGCGAATCGAGGAGGTTTCCATGGACAATGGGTACAGTCATTCAAGCATGTTCTGTGGAGAACATCAACAGTGCTAATTAGTAACTAATAATTGCTAATTATGAGTTTCACGACCAAAATGTTATGATTGATAATACTTCCATAGAGAGAACTGAGTCGATATTTTTTCTAGGCGTACTCATTCATGAATCCCTCGACTGGAAGTATCACGTTGAAAATATTTGTTCTAAATTGTCAAGAAATGTAGGTGTTTTATCCAAACTAAAAAGTGTATTGCCTTCTAATATCTTGGTAAATATTTATGATGCAATAATTTTGCCTCATCTTGATTATTGCAATGAAGTATGGGGAAACACATACAGAGTACACATTAACAGATTATATATGCTTCAAAAACGAGCTTTGCGTAGTATAAGCAATAGTCATTTTACTTGTCCAAGTTCACCACTCTTTGTACAATTTCGGATACTTCCAATTTTGATCTGGTCAAGCTGAATGTTTTGTTATTCGTGTTTAAGTATCACCAAAATATGTTGCCCGATGTGTTCAGAAACATGTTCCATATGAATTCCTCATTCCACTCATATCCCACCCGGTACCGCTACAATTTTCGTAAACCTTTTACTTATTCCACTCTAAGATTGCAATCCATACATTTTACAGGTGTCAAGGAATGGAATTCTATTGATGGTGACCTTAAATCTAGTACTACATTTTCCAGATTTAAAGTATTATATAAACAGAGTGTATTTAGACAGATGGTATCCATGACTGACTAGACCTCCTTTCTTCCTCtacctttctctttctcatctctttttctctgtatacTATGGATGAATGTGcgagtgtgtacgtgtgtgtactATGTCTGCCAACAAATTAAGCaaagatatgtttttgtgtCAATAACAGATGACTTGAGTACACATTGTGTTATTTTAATTTGGACTAATCTTCTGTGTGTATTAGTCCATATCACAAAAAGTGCTTGGtgattgtatgtacagtattttatcctttttggttTGAGGGCTCCAGCCACAAGCATAAATTTGCTTCTTAGGAGTCCTggcatgtatttgtttcttgtttcttgtacattgttttatattctgccaaataaaatgaaatgaaaaatgaaatgaaaatgatggcCATCATTCTACTACACCTTGTATTGACCAGTACTAGTGTGGAATAAAGGTTTGTAACCAAAGATAATGCTCACTTCCCCCTCATTATCAGAACTGTAAGCTGAATATGATCCCCTCAAGGCACCTATCATAACACTTCATTGGCGTTATTTAATCAAGCACACACGTACAATGCATACACAAGACGCATGCACGGCACATAGGTACACATATAAATTAAGAATCAGAATTCATAACTTACTGACCCCTTCTACAaatacaaaattacaaaatagtATTCCTACATCATTCTCGTCGATTTAACATCATAAATCTTTACTATCAATGCAGTGAATTGCAGTGATATTTCTGGTTACAGAAAATATGCAATCAAGCACAGactcagtatacatgtacataaaaatagAACTAGTACTGCAACTTGTAAATTGCGATGTTTGACTACATTTCCTCAATCTAGCATTCCGCATGACGAGTTAAAGTATCCATGTTCATGTACGCACTCTCCTGCTGACTCTCTAGATATCTGCTCATGGCATCGTAGCACAGTTTGTACTGGTCCTGCAGATAACacaatattgagaaaaaaaccaCGACAACACTACATTAAAAACTAAATCATTCCATACATAAATCTTAGGCACAAAACGCCAACACTGGTACCTACATGTAACATCGGGATAAATACAAGTTGTTTGTGTATGAGGGATATGGGATACTATGCATAGCACTGGATATGCTTGGGTTATTTTGAAGCTCAAGTGCATGCAATTTCAGCTCTCCAAATCTTGTAGTGTCTTAAGTTATTTCTTGGGCGCCATGTTCTctaagacagaaaaaaaaatggattggcaACGCTCTCTGGTGccaaaatgaaaactaaattgaaAATATCATTCGAAACCATGTAGGCGTACTGGACTTTGATGAGCTTAGGATGTATGCAAAAGGAAGACCTTTCAAACCATTACAGTTTCCAGCGAAATAAAACTTGCCACGTCACTTGCAACACCTTGTAGAGAATGTcatattatacatgcataattgATGAGACACTTACAAGTGATTCCACCATGTTGGGTCTATTGGCACGCAGATTCTTCACTGCGTGGAAGATGTCTACTGTGTTCTTTCTCTCGAACTTGTCAATTACAGACCACAAAGCACAGAGCACTCCACTCCAACCTGTTCCAtttctatgaaaaatgaaaggtcatggCCATAATAAAAACTATATACCGTTTTGCAATATTCATGCAAAATGTGAGTGATGATGTATGACCAATAATATTGGTTTATATGTTCCTATTCTGGACATTATCTTTCATTAGTTATGTTTGCTCATATCAGAAAGACCACTGTGTCGAAAGTTCATtgaatttcataaattgaatCCAGAAGGATGTGTGTGGGTAAGAAGTGCCTGATTGTACTTTTCACATCTGtttgtaaaactttttttttttttttggtgaaacaAAATTTAGCCACACGGTCCAAAAGACCTGTGTATGCATAAAAAATGGGGAGCATGACAAGTCCTATCTActttatatgatataataatagaAAGTTCTCATTACTTTTTCCTATGTAGAATCTTCCTGCATTTGTTTGAAAATAGCGTCAGTTAATACATAGATACCAACTGCCTGGTGTCCTGTATTCTCTGCACCATTAAAGATTTTTCAAACTTGACTTCAAAAACACCTATACAGCATTGTACGAAAGAGATTAATTTCAAACAATCCATCCTACCAATGTAGAGTATTTggtttgtaatacatgtattatgacaAATGAGAAACTCGTGGCATATTTGTGCTCTGAGAAGGACATCATTTTAAAAAGGTCATGTCATTGatgaataaacattttttttcattgattatACATTTGTTACTTAGATATTAGGCAGAAATATGGCCTgctgacaaaaaagaaagaaagaaagaaaacaaaagtttgTACCTGGTTAAACGCGGAAGCTATCCCATTTTAGTAAAGAGACAGTTTTCTATTGGAACCATCAATGCTGTACCTGGTCAGAAGTTAGACTAGTGGTAATACTCACATGCAGTGGACGATGACTGGACCTGAGGTGTGTGAGATCTTGACCGCTTCCTGTACTGCCTTCACAAGGTGAATGAGAGACATTGGAGATCTTAGCTTGTTGCTTGCAGCACTCCATCCAAACAGTCTGAATTGTGTCACAGTCAAACTCTGGTTGTGACCAAAAAAATGCCAGCTGAGAAATCCTTACTATCTGTTTAAGGTTAAACTTAAATTACTACCACACCCATCTCACCAATCTAAACTGATGTTGCTGTTACTGATTTTTATATCTTATTGATCAAGACTCTTTACTTTCTGTTCATTTTGTATTATAGTGATCTTTGAAGATGATAAGACTTGCCTTGTGCAAAAATAACTTAATAATTCATGCCCAGAGTGAGTTTCGGTAGTTCGGATTTTATATGTTGATATGATGGCTGTATCATTTTAACATCTGTCAATTACCGTGTAATGAGTTTATGCAAAATGCAGTAATAGACCATAAACTTCCATGTCATTATAAAGTCGCATGGTTTTTAATTCAGTCTTTTGATTCATCCATACGTTTCTCCATCCACTCACACATTAAGTTAGAGCATTAATGGACTTGCAGCTTTGTCTCTTTGATATGATACTGACAAAATCATAATTACGCACGAAAATCCAATGCCATTCTAAGCTCTTCCACAGTgcattaaaggtattgtttacctttggcagcaatgatttaaaaaaatcaagatatgacatttgatgcatatgtgtaggtctgttgtatcacaaaacatcctatcatatagcttcttctttttttttgcaataaagcctgaaatacaaggagatatcagtatttttcccATTAAACCGTTACTGTAGAccgtttagtctggaaacatttttattataactattgtttacattttgtgcatttaacaatacttaacatcaattatatggATTGAAATTTTTACGtaggttgtttctatccccaactcacattttggaactactTTGAAgaactaatgctgggtttttgtttcttctgcaaatggtaaattatgcctttaactggcaatggatacacacacatacacacagatagAAACAGACATGTTTCCCCAAACAGCATAGATCTGCTATgcatgagaaaagagaaagtacGGTATCAGTAAAAtctagttttgttttcaaagtttaCACAAACCTCTCCATTGTTAGAGACAGTGAAGGTGTCGCGGGCAAAATGCGGTCCACTCGAAGATCCTACTCGTGCAATGTTTAGAGATCCCATCTGAATAGTGCCCTCATTGGGCCAGTACTGAGGACATGTCTGAAATAGAGGAAGAGAACAATGAAGGGATACAAATTACTCATGGGTAATGTTAACACATTGCCTCAGGGAACATGATGATCCCTTCACAATGCTTATACGACAATTTGAGATTCTCTAGAAAGCTTGTGTCCACCAAGGTGCAGACAAAATGCAGAACGAAAATTTAGTTAATCTGGCAATTAAATAAAATAATTCCCGGGTTTTTTTGCACCTTCGGAAGAGAGCTAAATTTcccattaaaattttcaaaattctgacACGGAAGTGAACATTCTGACATCGCCAGCACTCCATCGTCGTCAGGACAGCTCGCATTTGGGGGAGAGGAGGCCAGGCAATATCCAATGATTtatggatgctacctgccaagtgaAATGAAAATCTATCATCTCTAAATTTAAGGAGTTAACACATGAAGCACACCGGAACACACATCGCACACTGGACAATTAATAATTGCAATTGCTCACTTTCGCCAGGTGAGCCAAAATGTCATAAAATATATCAAGAAATCACTCAGAACGTAGAGTTGAAAGTTTGTAAAAAAATACAGGTCCCTATCTTGTCAACAACCGTTTACAAGTAAGATGTACCACATGGCGTGTTGTATATGCTGGTTCTTCGGAGTGTCCACTTACCCCATCGGTTGGGTCAAGCTTATTGACCATGACAATGATAGGACACTTCCAGTCAAAGACAAGCCGCCATATGTCCACTACTGTATTGGGCAAGGGAGCCTGGGTAACTACAAAGACACCCTCTTCTGTGAAGgtctgcaaagaaaaaaaaatagctttgaAGCAGAGTAATAGCTGCAGTggtaaaataaaaatagaagaaaTAAATAACAGTGTAACCTATTACAATAGGCAGTACTGACAGC from Diadema setosum chromosome 1, eeDiaSeto1, whole genome shotgun sequence includes:
- the LOC140243878 gene encoding uncharacterized protein, producing the protein MEKDQGFSIEKFVDSPTVEELLTLKKVDLLRVVENYKVPAVKSTMKKSQITQHTIKFLVDEEVFPLQALRSISGSPPGDVQGSVEVRLKELELEKARIELERERVSLERARQVGEREYGVSVSGGHFDIAKNVRMVPEFDEGDVDRYFLHFEQVADSMEWPKEKWPHLLQTKLKGKACDAYTSLSREEAQDYATVKKAIMNAYALVPEAYRQKFRNSRKLESQSFREFAKVKEIAFTRWLQSVGVATVDDLRELVLLEEFKSSLPQEVRSHIEEQKAKTLLVASTMADEYTLSRSHGNRYVGSKYAAPSRQSVGKTNSSSKTDVKVGLVVENETDKKGRNTEKPIVCFHCRQPGHVKSNCPILNKKKQEKDKEKKSHPNGLVSRSVESTGDRCEQVQSVIKSADQDKIKSQYEPFTSVGYVSLVGCDEARKVTILRDTGASQSLILDSVLPFGQTSSTGTSVLLQGVEGGYVEAPLHTVDLQSGLVSGRVSLGVRKSLPMDGVALILGNDLAGDKVTIPVVSAVPLDKEGNETAALVQEFPEVFPACVVTRSMSRKSEESEMKASPGDIGLEGSFFCQMDDVEVSRNAASKSHEVGDESQPVDETDVERSAGESVKPFMCVVGEELNHTTDDQCAELERKCSSVKLKNSDALRDLDRKLGHLSHGERDDVKQIIADFPELFSDVPGRTSVVQHDVDVGETDPIKQHPYRANPEKMQHLQSEVEYMLEHNIVEPSTSAWSSPCVLVPKPDGSYRFCTDYRKVNSCTKSDCFPIPRVDDCIDRIGKASYVSKFDLLKGYWQIPLTQRAKEISAFVTSKGLFQYTVMPFGMKNAPATFQRMMNELICGLDGCEVYIDDVVVYSDSWDDHVRTVKELFKRLSAASLTVNLVKSEFGHSEVQFLGHVVGHGRVRPAAAKVQAVQDVPVPKTRKELMRFIGMARYYRRFCHNFSDVVAPLTDLLRKNVKFQWSAACQSAFDQVKAILSSGPVLAAPDFKKGFSLAVDASDVGAGAVLMQADDDGVDRPVCYFSKKFNAHQRKYSTVEKETLALILSLSHFDIYVGSTTQPVVVWTDHNPLTFVNRMRNKNQRLMRWSLILQEYNLDIKHIRGKENIVADALSRA